TGATTTTTTTGTCAGAAGGTCTTTCGCTTTTTGGCCGTCTTCAGCCAAAGTGATCTCATAGCCTTCTTTTTTCAGCATGATCTCTAGAAATTCGCGTATTGATTCTTCGTCGTCGACAACAAGAATTCTCGGCTTCATGTATCTCGCTCCCACATCCTGTGAATATAGTCTTTATTCTTTAGTTTGCTTTAGGGAAAGTCAAAACAAACTCTGTCCCCACACCTTGCTCACTCTCAACAAAGATCTGCGCCCCGTGGCCTTCCAGAATTTTATGAGTAATAGCTAGACCAAGGCCTGTACCTTTGGGTTTCGTCGTGTGAAAAGGTTCAAACATTTTTTTGCGTGTGGCTTCACTCATACCACATCCAGAATCGCGCAAACTGATCACGATGGCTTTTTCATTTGCCACTGCTTTAACGATCATTTGAGCTTTGCTCGAATCCTGCATCGCCTGATAAGAATTCAAAACGATGTTCAGAAAAACCTGCTTAAGCTTATCACGATGACCCAGGATTTTTAAGTCCTGACTGATTTCACGGATCTGCTCGATGTCGGCTCTGACCTTCCCGTCCGTTTTGATCGCATCCAGGACTTCATTCAACAGAAACGCCATATCCACCGCATCCGTAGGCGGCTTTTCCGGACGGGCATAATCCAAAAACTCAGTGATTAGGTTATTCAGACGATCGATCTCGCGCAGGACGATTTTCATCAACTTGCGATCATCATCGTTGGTCACGGTCTGAGTCAGCATTTCAATGCTGCCACTGATTCCCGCCAACGGGTTGCGTATTTCATGTGCAATCCCAGCAGCCAAACCACCCACTGCCGCCAGTTTTTCATTCTGACGAGCAGCAAATTCAAACTGACGAATCTTGGTCAAATCATCAACCAAAGCAATCGAAAGAGGTGCTTGCAGGTCCGGACTGTACACTTTGGATAAAGTCACACCCAGAATCTTTGCCGTTTGATCGGAGCTTTCAACATACTTCAAATCACCTCTGAAACCGTCAGAGGCTTTTTCCGTTTCAGGAAACAGACGGTACCAGTTAAGACCGGTGATTTCAGTTTTACCCAGGATATCCAAAGCGGAATTATTCGCAGTCAGCACCTGTCCGTCTGATGTAAAAGAAAGCATTCCCGATGGAATGTTCTCCATGATGAACTGATTTAATTCCTGTGCAGAACGCAGACTTAAGCCGGTTTGTTTTAATTCTTTACCGACTGACTGCAATTGCTCACTCAGGAAACCCGCAAGTCCCGCCACCGAGAAAAATGCGATATTATTAAGCGCCAACAGAAAAAAGAAATTCAACGCCTTCATTTCCGGCGAAAACAAAGCCGCCGTTGTGAAGGTGATACTGGTGAATAGAGCCAGAGTTAAGGCACCCACTCCCCGACATGCAATTCCCGCCAGCAGAATGTTCACCAGATGCAGGAACATCAATAAGGACTGATTCAAACCGAAGTAATAAATCAAAAGCGATATGAAGACTGAATCCAGAACAAAACCCAAAAACAGGGCGCGCGGATTCTGCAGCAACTGATCCCACTCAGAAATCCAGATAATGTGCAGACCCAACGCCAATGTCAGCACCAGGTAAAAAGGCGCCTGCACGGACCAGTTTACGAAACTTCCCTGAGCCATCGTTGAAACCACACTGATCAACAAGACAATGGCAAAAAGACTGACGCGAGCAAACTCGACCGTCAGTCCTTGTTTCTTATTACTCTGAAGGGCGTAACTTAAGCGCAATTATCCCCCGCCGACAACGTCTGCCATACTGAAGATTGGCAAGTACATGGCAATAACCAGGATCGCGATGATACCACCCAGGAAAACCATCATCAAAGGTTCCAGCAATGAAGTCATGGCTTTCACGGCAGTTTCAACTTCGTCCTCATAGAAATCGGCAATCTTACCCAGCATGATATCCATTGTACCGGATTGCTCACCGATGGAGATCATCTGCACCACCATCTCAGGGAAAACTTTTTCTTTACCCAATGGAGCGGCGAAAGTACGCCCCTCTGTGACTGAGGCTTTACAACGAAGCAAAGCTTGCTCGATGACGATGTTGCCGGCAGTTTTTGCGGAAATGTCGATCGCTTCAATCAAACCCACACCCGATGACAACAAGGTCGAAAGAGTACGAGTCAAACGGGCAATTGCCGACTTCTGAATCACTTCACCGAAAACCGGGACATTAAAGAAAAGTCGATCCATGGTATCGCGCCCCTCGTCGGTGCGATAATATTGAAGAATCGCAAACGGAATACCCACCACACCCGCCAAATACAGATACCACTGATTGATCATGGAATTGGAAAGTGCAATCACGGCCTGAGTCAGTGCAGGTGGTTCTTTACCAGCAGAGTTAAAAAACTCCATAAATTTAGGAAGGATGAAAACCAGGATACCGGTGATAACTGCAAATGCCACCACCAGAATGACGGCTGGATAAACCAAAGCGCCCTTCACCTGACTTTTCAATTTTTCTGATTTCTCCATATAGAGAGCCAGACGATTCAAGATACCATCCAGGATACCGGCTTCTTCACCGGCCTGGATCATGTTCACATAAAGTTTATCGAAAACCAGCGGCACTTGCGCCATGGAATCGGCCAAACGACGACCGCTTTCGATCGAAGTCTTAACCTGACCTGCAGCACTTCTTAGAGGCCCCGGACGTAAACCTTCAGAAAGAATTTTCAGACAATCCACCACCGGAATACCGGCGTTGATCAATGTTGCAAACTGACGAGTGAAGATCTGCAGATCCTTCCCCTTGACGCGTCCACCGAACATGGGTTGCGAAGCACCCGGCTTTTTTCCACCAGCTCTTGCCACCACCACAAGTTTTGTTGGCATCAACTGCTGCGCACGCAGACGAATGATCGCCTCCTGCTGAGTTGCCGCCTCGATCTCTCCCGAGACGATTCCACCTGTGGCCGCTTTGGCCTGATACTGGAACTTAGCCATCTAGATGCCCACCTTTTTGAGCAACTGATCCAAATGATCCGGATCGCGGGATGTTTCAAAGGCTGTTTTCAAATCCACACGACGGCGAATCAAATGCTGCAACAGGGATTGATTCAAAGTCAAAATTCCTGAGTGCTCTGGTGCTGTTGTCAAAACAGACTGTAGCGCTGTCATTTCCTGACGCTCGATAAAGTCACGAATCTGTGGTTTTACCAATAGCAGCTCGTGAGCAAATACGCGATCATTGCCAAGTCCTGGCATCGCATACTGCCCCAACCCCATGGAAAACACCTCTGCAAAACGAGATGATCCATGCTGACCGAAACGATCCGTCATCACCGACAAACAGCGACGAAGCGCATTCATCAAAGACGGTGCACGCATGGAATAGATCACAAAAACGCCACGTTCCGCCAAGGCCATCGCCTCAAGGAAGCTGCCATCATCAGAAGCTCCGTCGTAAACCACGACATCCACTCCGTTCAACAGACTGTCACGCTCGTCTTTGCTGGCAAAAATGCCGTTATGATATAGAAAACAGGATTTTTCCTCGCGCATTTGCGGGAATGGTCTGGTGGAGAAAACCACACCCATGAATGATTTTTCCTCACCCATTTTTTGCATGGTTTTATACAGCGTCCCCGTCTGCCCGGATTCACCGGCACCAGAGACAATCACCAGTCCCTTCATGCGCAGGCAGGTTTCCAGATAGCTTCCCGGTAGCGGCATATCGAATCTTGAACCGTCCAGATCCAGATCGATGATCGCCTTCATGGTACTTTCATGCTGAAAGAACGAAAACCCAATGCGCATATTCTCAAGCGCGGTTTCACCAACCACAGCACCTGTTGTTTCCAGAACCGTTTTTTGATTGTCATCCAAAAAGCTCTGCTGAAGAAGCTTCCACTCCGTCATCAATCCCGGAGACTTTCTTAAACTTTCCCAACCCGTGGTGCTGCGTGCACGAGGCTCGCTACCAACGACAAACAGGAATTCCTGGGATTTCTTTGCTTTTGCTTGCATTAACAATTCAGTCAAACTCATTATGTGTCCTTCACAGATGCATTCAAGACTTCTTCAATTGTTGTTTGGCCTCGTTTAAGTTTCAACAATGCAGAACGGCGAAGCGTTTTCATTCCTTGCTCACGCGCCAGGAAACGCAACTGCCCCGTCGAGGCCCCTTTAAGAATGGCCTCTTTCATTTTTTCCGTCATGGACAGCAACTCGTACACTGCCAAACGACCTTTGATGCCGGAGTTGTTACAGTTTGAACAACCTTTTCCGCGCATCAGCTTATAATCACCGACTTCCGCCTGCGGCACACCCAGATTAATCAGGGTTTGAGCCGGAACTTCAATCGGCGCTTTACATGATTCACAGTTTTTACCAACCAGACGCTGAGCCACCACCAGATTCACACAGGAAGTGATGATATAGTTCGCCACACCCATTTCGGTCAGACGAACAACAGTACCAGGAGCATCATTGGTATGCAGAGTACTTACAACCAAGTGACCCGTGGAGGCCGCTTTAAAGGCAATCTCTGCAGTTTCAAGGTCACGAATCTCCCCCACCATGACGATATCCGGGTCCTGACGAAGGAAGGATTTAAGCGCGCTGGAGAAATTCAAGTCGATATCAGGATTCATCTGAACCTGATTGATACCTTCAAGATTGAACTCGACCGGATCTTCTGCCGTGGAGATATTCACGTCCGGTTTGTTCAATTCCGCCAAGGCAGAATAAATTGTCGTGGTTTTACCAGAACCCGTAGGCCCCGTGATCAACACCATCCCCTGCGGAAGATTGATCATGGATTTGAAAAGTTTCAAATCGTCTTCTTCGAAACCAAGCTTGGTCATGTCCAATTGAAGATTGGATTTATCAAGCAAACGCATAACGACTTTTTCGCCCCAAATCGTTGGCAGAATGCTGACACGGAAGTCCATCTCGCGGCCTTTTTTGGTACGAACTTTCAGACGACCATCCTGCGGACGGCGCTTTTCAGCGATATCAAGCTTGGACATGATCTTGATACGCGAGGCAATGGCGGCACCCGTTCCTTGTGGGGGTTGCGTGGCTTCAACCAGATTACCGTCAATACGAAAACGTACACGGAATCTTTTTTCATAAGGTTCAAAATGAATATCCGAAACCTTCTTGATGATCGCATCGCCCAAAATCTGATTCACGAATTTTACAATGGGAGCTTCCTCGCCGCCAGAGTCGGAATCGATGATTTCAGCGGTGGTAGAGGCTGCATACTCCTCCTCCATACTTTCTGCGATGGTATTAAGATTCTTAACGTTGATGTTACCGCCGTAGTATCTTTCGATACTGGCAGCAATCGCCGTTTCAGTCGCAACCACGGCCTGGATTTTACAGCGCGTGATAAAGCGCAAGTCTTCCTTAACCATGATATTGCTGGGATCTGCAAAAGCCACGACCAGCGTGGATCCGGCTTTTTGCAATGGAATCAATTGATTACGATCACAAACATCTCGGGGAATCAGCTGTAAAACTGTCGCATCAATTTCAAAAGAGGAAACTTCCACGCCGGGCACTGCAAAGTGCTTTTCCATCGCGCGAAGGATTTGATTTTCCTTAAGAAAACCAAGCTGTGTGATAACTCCCGTCAGTCTAGCTGTCCCGGATTTCTTTTGTTCTTCAACAGCGTGCGCAAGCTGATCCGGTTTGAGCAGACCCTGCTTAACTAATATTTCACCAATCTTGAAAGAAGACATTGTGGCTCCCCAGATATAACTTTATACCAGGGTGCCGTTTTTTGTAACTAGACGGAAGAAGAGTTTTCGTTCTTGAACTCTTCGATCCAATTCGCAAGGTCAGAGGGCTTCAGCAGATGAGATTGCTTGAGTTTCTCGAAAACTGTCTCGACCAAAGCCTGCAACATATCTTTGGGGAACAGAGCCTTCAACTCCGCCTGCTTTGCCTCGTCCATCAACTCACTTTGCAGATTGCCAAGGTGCAAATCAAACGCATACCCGCCAGTTGTCATGAAATTGAAATATGACAAATCGGTCAGGAGCTCACTCTCCGAGTCCAGTTGAACTGTGTTGATGATCAATGAAGCGTTGATCGGCTGAATGGTCAATTCCTCCATCGGCAGAACCTTGAACTTGATCCCCAGATTTCCCCGGGACAGAATGCGGGCTTCGCGATACAGCTGGGTGATGTTCTCCCCCATCAAATAGATTTCAGCGAATCCCAATTCTGTGCAAACCGCCGCGGCGATTCGCAGACACTCACCCTCACCAACGACAAAAGCTGGCATGCGAATATCCACATCACGGGCCTGCTCCACCAAAACTTTATGAAGTGCCTCATAACTTAGAAGCCGAGGATACCACTTCGCACCTTCCGGCAGATACATATCAAAGCATTCCAGCAAACGAACCTGCGTTGGCAAAACCTGCAGCGAAGGATAAAGAGCGCGAGATTGCTCGAAAGAAAAAAATGCGGCATCCGCGCCCGCCAAAAGCTCCTCGGAAAACGTGGGGTGCTGCTCTGGAACAGGAAAATCCGGATTTTTTTTCGCAATAAACTGCAAAAATCGAAACAATGTACTGGATTCGCCCTCACGGAACTCAAGAATTTTTTTGTTCATCAAAATACTTTCGGGCGGCTGCCATATCGGAAAAAATCTGCTGCTTCAAAGAATCAATCCCGGAAAACTTCATTTCATCCCTTAAAAAATACAACAACTCCACTTCGACTTCCACGCCGTAAAGCTGCGCATCCATATCGAAAATATGACTTTCAATTTTTACCGGACCCGCTTTGCCGTCTTCCTGGAAAGTGGGATTCACACCGATATTTGTGATGGAAGGATGATTGTGCCCGTTGATTCTGGTGTAAGTGAAATACACACCTTTGCGAGGCACAAACTCCACATCCGGATGAATATTGGCAGTGGGCACCCCGATGGTGCGACCGCGCTGAAAGCCTTTTTCCACGTTGCCACGCAGGTAATAACGACGCCCCAAAAGTTGCGCCGCTTTGTCCACCTCACCCGCCTGCAAAGCCTCACGAATGCGCGTCGATGAAACCACCTGGCCATTCAACTGAAAGGGGGGAATCACAATCAAACGTATCCCCTGTTGCGCACAAAATCCCTCAAGGAAAGAGATGTTTCCGGTGCGATTGGCGCCGAAATTAAAATCGTGCCCGACGACCAGAGTCTTGGGATTCAGATTTTTCATTACATAGTTTTGCAGGAAATCCTGAGCGGAAACCTGCGCAAACTCACGAGTGAAATTTTCGATGATCACACACTCGATACCACCAGCGGCAAAGCGCTCCTGCTGGTCGCGAAGATCGAACATTCTCTGGGTTTGGCGCTCTGGAAAAAGCACTTTTACAGGGTGAGGATGGAAAGTATACACAACCCCAGGAACACCATAGTGCTGGGCTTCGCGAGTAACAGTTTCAATCAGTTGCTGATGCCCCAGATGAACACCGTCAAAATTGCCAATTGTGACGACAGAGGACTCTATAACAGACCCCATCTGCCCTACGCCTTGATAGATATGCATATTTTTCAATATACCTGTTTCCGCGCCCGGCGGTAAGGGCTTTTAATAGTTGATATTTTTAATAAATTTGCTATGTTGCAACGCGTGCAACAAGGGACCTTTCAACAGTATTTAAATCGCGTTTTACACCGCAGCGAGGTCCTGCTGAGGTACTTCTTACGCCAACGCGGTTTCTTTCTTCGTTGCTTGTTGTGTTGGGCGATCGGATGCCTGGCTCTTTCCACTGATGAAGTCACGTCCTATGACCAGCGTTTCAAGCTTCGCGGTGACCAAAAAGTCTCCTCACAAATCGTTCTAATCACGATTCGCCAATCTGACTTCACCGGTATCTACACCAAACATTCCTCTTTGCTGGATCTGGACTCGGCAACCGACGTCACTGACAGCTACTTTTGGAACAAACGCATCTGGAGCCAGTTGCTGGCGAAAGTTCTGAAGCAAAACCCCCAGGCCGTGGGTGTGACTCTTTATTTTGGCGATAACATCGGCGGCGTTCAACTGACTCCTGCCGAACAAAAGACCTTCCTCGACCCCCGTGTCGTTTGGTCCACAACGACGAACAGTCTTGAGCGCGTTTTGACTCCGGCCTTCAGCAATCGTGATCACACCAATCTTGGCGCCAACGAAGTTCGCCGTGACGAAGACGGCTTGGTGCGCCGGGTATTCCCGCAGCGCGCGGACATGCCCCATTTGGTTGAAAAAATCACAGGCAAGACCTTCCCCACAAGTCTTGCGGGACTTCCCATCAACTATCGCGGCTCCATTTATAATTTCACCCAATATGGTCTGAGCGAAATTCTCTACGATGAACTTCCAGCCAACGCCTTTGCCGGAAAAATCATCCTGATCGGGGCTGAAACCTCGGCCTCTCCGGTTTACCTGACTCCGGTGGGAACACTCACTCGCACGGAGATTATGGCCCACATCACCGACACCCTGCTTGGCAACAAATGGATTCAACGTCTGGATTTCTGGTGGTACGCCCTGGGCTTTTTGTTTTTGATGGGCTTTGCCATTTTCATCATCACAACCTACCCGCAATCGGTGGCGTTGTTTTTTGTGTTGTGGATTGCGACTTTATTGGCGGCCTTGTCAGCCTGGGTTTTCGACAGCTTCTATTTCTGGTCCCCGGCTTTTGCGCCGTTCGTTCTATTGGCTGCGACCTGGACGATCTTCATTGGATACCAGGCAACAAAAATTGAACGCAAGAACTTCGCCCTCCAGCAGGAACAGCAGTACCTGGCAGAGCTGGAACAGCTTAAAAACAATTTCGTGAGCCTCATTTCCCACGACCTGAAAACACCGATCGCAAAAATTCAGGCGATCGTGGACCGCTTGTTGACGCAAAATCAGGATCAAGAACTGCAAACGGATTTAAAATCCCTGCGCACATTCGGTGACGAACTGAATCGCTATATTCAGTCCATCCTCAAAGTCCTGCGCATTGAGTCCCGCGAATTTAAAATCAACAAAGACGCCGCGGACATCAACGAGGTGATCGAAGATGCTCTTTCCACTCTGCGCCCCCTGGCTGCAGAAAAAGGCATCCGTATTCAGACTCATCTTGAGCCCATGTTCTCTGTTGAGTTTGATACGACCCTGATCAAAGAGGTTGTTATCAACCTGGTTGAGAACGCGATCAAGTACACGCCCGCCCAAGGGTTGATTGAGGTGACTTCCTCTGAAACGAACGAAGATATCAAAGTCGAAGTCAAAGACACCGGTGACGGTATCAAACCCGAGGATCTGGACAAAG
This is a stretch of genomic DNA from Bdellovibrio sp. GT3. It encodes these proteins:
- a CDS encoding two-component system sensor histidine kinase NtrB, which produces MRLSYALQSNKKQGLTVEFARVSLFAIVLLISVVSTMAQGSFVNWSVQAPFYLVLTLALGLHIIWISEWDQLLQNPRALFLGFVLDSVFISLLIYYFGLNQSLLMFLHLVNILLAGIACRGVGALTLALFTSITFTTAALFSPEMKALNFFFLLALNNIAFFSVAGLAGFLSEQLQSVGKELKQTGLSLRSAQELNQFIMENIPSGMLSFTSDGQVLTANNSALDILGKTEITGLNWYRLFPETEKASDGFRGDLKYVESSDQTAKILGVTLSKVYSPDLQAPLSIALVDDLTKIRQFEFAARQNEKLAAVGGLAAGIAHEIRNPLAGISGSIEMLTQTVTNDDDRKLMKIVLREIDRLNNLITEFLDYARPEKPPTDAVDMAFLLNEVLDAIKTDGKVRADIEQIREISQDLKILGHRDKLKQVFLNIVLNSYQAMQDSSKAQMIVKAVANEKAIVISLRDSGCGMSEATRKKMFEPFHTTKPKGTGLGLAITHKILEGHGAQIFVESEQGVGTEFVLTFPKAN
- a CDS encoding type II secretion system F family protein gives rise to the protein MAKFQYQAKAATGGIVSGEIEAATQQEAIIRLRAQQLMPTKLVVVARAGGKKPGASQPMFGGRVKGKDLQIFTRQFATLINAGIPVVDCLKILSEGLRPGPLRSAAGQVKTSIESGRRLADSMAQVPLVFDKLYVNMIQAGEEAGILDGILNRLALYMEKSEKLKSQVKGALVYPAVILVVAFAVITGILVFILPKFMEFFNSAGKEPPALTQAVIALSNSMINQWYLYLAGVVGIPFAILQYYRTDEGRDTMDRLFFNVPVFGEVIQKSAIARLTRTLSTLLSSGVGLIEAIDISAKTAGNIVIEQALLRCKASVTEGRTFAAPLGKEKVFPEMVVQMISIGEQSGTMDIMLGKIADFYEDEVETAVKAMTSLLEPLMMVFLGGIIAILVIAMYLPIFSMADVVGGG
- a CDS encoding twitching motility protein PilT, whose translation is MSLTELLMQAKAKKSQEFLFVVGSEPRARSTTGWESLRKSPGLMTEWKLLQQSFLDDNQKTVLETTGAVVGETALENMRIGFSFFQHESTMKAIIDLDLDGSRFDMPLPGSYLETCLRMKGLVIVSGAGESGQTGTLYKTMQKMGEEKSFMGVVFSTRPFPQMREEKSCFLYHNGIFASKDERDSLLNGVDVVVYDGASDDGSFLEAMALAERGVFVIYSMRAPSLMNALRRCLSVMTDRFGQHGSSRFAEVFSMGLGQYAMPGLGNDRVFAHELLLVKPQIRDFIERQEMTALQSVLTTAPEHSGILTLNQSLLQHLIRRRVDLKTAFETSRDPDHLDQLLKKVGI
- the pilB gene encoding type IV-A pilus assembly ATPase PilB, encoding MSSFKIGEILVKQGLLKPDQLAHAVEEQKKSGTARLTGVITQLGFLKENQILRAMEKHFAVPGVEVSSFEIDATVLQLIPRDVCDRNQLIPLQKAGSTLVVAFADPSNIMVKEDLRFITRCKIQAVVATETAIAASIERYYGGNINVKNLNTIAESMEEEYAASTTAEIIDSDSGGEEAPIVKFVNQILGDAIIKKVSDIHFEPYEKRFRVRFRIDGNLVEATQPPQGTGAAIASRIKIMSKLDIAEKRRPQDGRLKVRTKKGREMDFRVSILPTIWGEKVVMRLLDKSNLQLDMTKLGFEEDDLKLFKSMINLPQGMVLITGPTGSGKTTTIYSALAELNKPDVNISTAEDPVEFNLEGINQVQMNPDIDLNFSSALKSFLRQDPDIVMVGEIRDLETAEIAFKAASTGHLVVSTLHTNDAPGTVVRLTEMGVANYIITSCVNLVVAQRLVGKNCESCKAPIEVPAQTLINLGVPQAEVGDYKLMRGKGCSNCNNSGIKGRLAVYELLSMTEKMKEAILKGASTGQLRFLAREQGMKTLRRSALLKLKRGQTTIEEVLNASVKDT
- a CDS encoding bifunctional riboflavin kinase/FAD synthetase; protein product: MHIYQGVGQMGSVIESSVVTIGNFDGVHLGHQQLIETVTREAQHYGVPGVVYTFHPHPVKVLFPERQTQRMFDLRDQQERFAAGGIECVIIENFTREFAQVSAQDFLQNYVMKNLNPKTLVVGHDFNFGANRTGNISFLEGFCAQQGIRLIVIPPFQLNGQVVSSTRIREALQAGEVDKAAQLLGRRYYLRGNVEKGFQRGRTIGVPTANIHPDVEFVPRKGVYFTYTRINGHNHPSITNIGVNPTFQEDGKAGPVKIESHIFDMDAQLYGVEVEVELLYFLRDEMKFSGIDSLKQQIFSDMAAARKYFDEQKNS
- a CDS encoding ATP-binding protein, which encodes MLQRVQQGTFQQYLNRVLHRSEVLLRYFLRQRGFFLRCLLCWAIGCLALSTDEVTSYDQRFKLRGDQKVSSQIVLITIRQSDFTGIYTKHSSLLDLDSATDVTDSYFWNKRIWSQLLAKVLKQNPQAVGVTLYFGDNIGGVQLTPAEQKTFLDPRVVWSTTTNSLERVLTPAFSNRDHTNLGANEVRRDEDGLVRRVFPQRADMPHLVEKITGKTFPTSLAGLPINYRGSIYNFTQYGLSEILYDELPANAFAGKIILIGAETSASPVYLTPVGTLTRTEIMAHITDTLLGNKWIQRLDFWWYALGFLFLMGFAIFIITTYPQSVALFFVLWIATLLAALSAWVFDSFYFWSPAFAPFVLLAATWTIFIGYQATKIERKNFALQQEQQYLAELEQLKNNFVSLISHDLKTPIAKIQAIVDRLLTQNQDQELQTDLKSLRTFGDELNRYIQSILKVLRIESREFKINKDAADINEVIEDALSTLRPLAAEKGIRIQTHLEPMFSVEFDTTLIKEVVINLVENAIKYTPAQGLIEVTSSETNEDIKVEVKDTGDGIKPEDLDKVWGKFTRGSDQDLKTKGTGLGLYLVKYFIELHGGKVAMDSKWGQGTTVSFTLPLESEDVIEEML